The following proteins are co-located in the Paludibaculum fermentans genome:
- a CDS encoding formylglycine-generating enzyme family protein produces the protein MNCHCALGAAGLLGLLMTMTPLEAQDTRYPPDGEILPGPAKPADFADWLGQLKQWRHEKLIRMGYNGSEYARPELLWSQRNFIQPQVMVEDRFLYDPVTRRYTVDRFLDDVTQRYGGIDSILLWPVYPNIGIDIRNQFDLHYDLPGGPAGLRQMVADFHKRGVKVFWPTMPWDTGTREAGMAYWAAAARIAAETGSDGINGDTFHGLPLSYKTAADQAGRPVVLEPETALEADEQLAWNTMSWGYWKYPWVPGVSRYKWLEPRHMVNICARWAKDRNDQLQAAFFNGVGYESWENVWGIWNGITPRDGEALRRVATIERQFASLLVSPEWAPHTPTLQHGIFATKFPGAAGTLYTLVNRNAYDVAGRQLEAPATAGLRFFDVYHGRELQAERDGGRLVLNFEMEALGYGAIYVTAQPDAELPAFLTRMREMSARELRSYAQEWKALGQTRVEIPAARAATASPEGYVKIPAGRFEFQVSGIMIEGGNDVGVDVQYPGEPSARRHHRRMLEMPGFYLMKHPVTNAQFKKFMDATQYHPADDHNFLRDWKNGNYPEGWAQKPVTWVSLEDARAYAAWAGARLPHEWEWQYAAQGTDGRLYPWGAEFDASAVPPKETGRTVRAPSDVGAYPKGASPFGVEEMVGHVWQWTDEYTDEHTRAAVLRGGSYYWPQGSAWYFPNTYKLNEHGKYLLMAPAKDRSGLIGFRCALDL, from the coding sequence ATGAATTGCCATTGTGCGCTGGGTGCCGCGGGCCTGTTGGGCCTGCTGATGACCATGACCCCGCTGGAGGCCCAGGATACGCGATATCCGCCGGATGGCGAGATTCTGCCGGGTCCGGCCAAGCCGGCCGATTTCGCGGACTGGCTGGGACAGCTCAAGCAGTGGCGCCACGAAAAGCTGATCCGCATGGGCTACAACGGCTCCGAGTATGCCCGCCCTGAGCTACTGTGGTCCCAAAGGAATTTCATTCAGCCGCAGGTGATGGTGGAGGACCGGTTCCTCTACGATCCGGTGACGCGGCGGTATACGGTGGACCGGTTCCTGGATGACGTGACGCAACGCTACGGCGGGATTGACAGCATCCTGCTGTGGCCGGTGTATCCGAACATCGGGATCGACATCCGCAATCAGTTCGACCTTCACTACGATTTGCCCGGCGGCCCAGCCGGCCTGCGGCAGATGGTGGCGGACTTCCACAAGCGGGGCGTAAAAGTATTCTGGCCGACCATGCCGTGGGATACCGGCACGCGCGAGGCGGGTATGGCGTATTGGGCGGCCGCCGCTCGCATTGCGGCCGAGACCGGATCGGATGGCATCAATGGCGACACGTTCCACGGGCTGCCGCTGTCGTATAAAACTGCCGCGGACCAGGCGGGCCGGCCGGTGGTGCTGGAGCCCGAGACGGCGTTGGAGGCGGACGAGCAACTGGCGTGGAACACGATGTCGTGGGGGTACTGGAAGTATCCGTGGGTGCCCGGGGTGAGCCGCTACAAGTGGCTGGAGCCGCGGCACATGGTGAACATATGCGCGCGCTGGGCCAAGGATCGGAACGACCAACTGCAGGCGGCGTTCTTCAACGGCGTGGGCTATGAGAGCTGGGAGAACGTGTGGGGGATCTGGAACGGGATCACGCCTCGCGACGGGGAGGCGCTGCGGCGTGTCGCCACGATTGAGCGGCAGTTTGCCTCGCTGCTGGTGAGTCCGGAATGGGCGCCGCATACACCGACGCTGCAGCATGGGATTTTCGCGACGAAGTTTCCGGGTGCGGCGGGTACGCTGTATACGCTGGTGAATCGCAATGCGTACGACGTGGCGGGGCGTCAACTGGAGGCGCCGGCGACGGCTGGATTGCGCTTCTTCGACGTCTATCATGGCCGGGAACTGCAAGCGGAGCGGGACGGCGGGCGGCTGGTGTTGAACTTCGAGATGGAGGCGCTGGGGTACGGCGCAATCTATGTCACGGCGCAGCCGGACGCGGAGCTGCCGGCGTTCCTGACTCGCATGCGCGAGATGTCGGCGCGGGAACTGCGGAGCTACGCGCAGGAGTGGAAGGCGCTGGGCCAGACGCGAGTGGAGATTCCCGCCGCACGCGCGGCGACGGCGAGCCCGGAAGGGTATGTGAAGATCCCGGCGGGCCGCTTTGAATTTCAGGTGTCGGGCATCATGATCGAGGGCGGGAACGATGTGGGTGTGGATGTTCAGTATCCGGGCGAGCCGTCGGCGCGGCGGCACCACCGGCGCATGCTGGAGATGCCCGGGTTCTACCTGATGAAGCATCCGGTGACGAATGCGCAGTTCAAGAAGTTCATGGACGCCACACAGTATCACCCGGCGGATGACCATAACTTCCTGCGCGACTGGAAGAACGGCAACTATCCCGAGGGCTGGGCGCAGAAGCCGGTGACCTGGGTGTCGTTGGAGGATGCGCGGGCGTATGCCGCCTGGGCCGGGGCTCGGCTGCCGCATGAGTGGGAGTGGCAGTACGCGGCGCAGGGGACGGATGGCCGGCTGTATCCGTGGGGTGCGGAATTTGATGCGTCAGCGGTGCCGCCCAAGGAGACCGGACGGACGGTGCGCGCGCCTTCCGACGTGGGGGCGTATCCGAAGGGCGCGAGTCCGTTTGGGGTGGAGGAGATGGTGGGGCATGTGTGGCAGTGGACGGACGAGTATACGGACGAACACACGCGCGCGGCGGTGCTGCGGGGCGGGTCGTATTACTGGCCGCAGGGCTCCGCGTGGTACTTCCCGAATACATACAAGTTGAATGAGCACGGGAAGTATCTGCTGATGGCGCCGGCGAAGGACCGGTCGGGGTTGATTGGGTTCCGATGCGCGCTGGATCTGTAG
- a CDS encoding PadR family transcriptional regulator codes for MPKKKTEQGPLTPAVLHILLALSTGERHGYGIMKQVEADSQGKTKMGPGTLYGSMGRMMEAGLIRESDKRVDPGMDDERRIYYELTGAGRAALEAELQRYRGVVAVAEGRTAYGH; via the coding sequence ATGCCGAAGAAGAAAACGGAGCAAGGCCCGCTCACCCCCGCCGTTCTCCACATCCTGCTGGCTCTATCCACCGGCGAGCGGCACGGCTACGGAATCATGAAGCAGGTCGAAGCGGACTCGCAGGGCAAAACGAAGATGGGACCGGGCACCCTCTACGGCTCGATGGGGCGGATGATGGAGGCCGGCCTGATCCGCGAAAGCGACAAGCGGGTTGATCCCGGGATGGACGACGAGCGGCGCATCTATTACGAGCTCACCGGCGCGGGCCGCGCTGCGCTGGAAGCGGAGCTGCAGCGCTATCGCGGCGTAGTGGCGGTGGCGGAAGGACGGACCGCATATGGCCACTGA
- a CDS encoding dihydrofolate reductase family protein: MSKVRVAGFSVSLDGFGAGIEQSLDNPLGKRGPELFQWFFPTKTFRAMRGQEGGSTGVDDEFGRRAMENFGAFILGRNMFGPVRGPWLDDSWRGWWGPNPPYHAPTFVLTHFDREPLVMEGGTTFYFISGGIEEALKLAKQAAGDKDVKIGGGVSTVRQYLEAGLIDSLHLAVAPVVLGQGEPLFTGIDLPALGLTVSEHQATERATHVVLTRN, translated from the coding sequence ATGTCTAAAGTTCGTGTCGCTGGATTCAGTGTCTCGTTGGACGGCTTCGGCGCTGGGATTGAGCAGAGCCTGGACAATCCCCTGGGCAAGCGCGGTCCAGAGCTTTTTCAGTGGTTCTTCCCTACAAAAACCTTCCGCGCGATGCGGGGGCAGGAAGGCGGATCTACCGGAGTGGACGATGAGTTCGGTCGACGCGCAATGGAAAACTTCGGCGCCTTCATCCTGGGTCGCAACATGTTTGGCCCGGTCCGTGGTCCATGGCTAGACGACTCGTGGAGAGGCTGGTGGGGTCCCAATCCGCCCTACCATGCACCGACCTTCGTACTGACGCACTTTGACCGGGAACCCCTCGTGATGGAAGGCGGGACGACCTTCTATTTCATCAGCGGCGGAATTGAAGAGGCGCTGAAGCTGGCAAAACAGGCCGCAGGCGACAAGGACGTCAAAATCGGAGGCGGAGTCTCCACCGTAAGGCAGTATCTGGAGGCCGGGCTGATCGATTCCCTCCATCTTGCAGTGGCACCGGTAGTCCTCGGTCAAGGGGAGCCGCTATTTACGGGGATTGACCTGCCAGCGCTGGGATTAACTGTGAGCGAACACCAAGCCACTGAGCGCGCAACTCACGTTGTGCTCACGCGGAACTAG
- a CDS encoding epoxide hydrolase family protein: protein MPTRGCEVAAKETVMTTAKLANLAGSAAIRPFQVNVPEADLIDLRRRIVATRLPEKETVGDFTQGVPLATVQKLARYWATDYDWRKIEARLNAVPNFITEIDGLDIHFIHVRSKHENALPVIISHGWPGSIVEQLKLIEPLTNPTAHGGTAVDAFDVVIPNMPGYGFSGKPTSTGWGPDRIARAWVVLMQRLGYSKFVAQGGDWGAVVVDLMGLLAPPELLGIHTNMPGVYPAEIDGSAYSGAPAPASLSADEKLAYERLQFVYQKGIGYGYQMGLRPQTLYGIADSPVGLAAYFLDHDARSLALIARVFDGESEGLTRDDILDNITIAWLTNTGVSGARLYWEFWGKGYFNAKGVSIPVAVSVFPDELYQAPRSWTERAYPNLIHFNKLPKGGHFAAWEQPKFMSEEMRAGFSSLRK from the coding sequence ATGCCAACACGCGGCTGCGAAGTGGCTGCGAAGGAGACAGTAATGACAACAGCAAAGCTAGCAAACTTGGCCGGCTCAGCGGCGATTCGCCCGTTCCAGGTGAATGTCCCCGAGGCAGACCTGATCGACTTGCGCCGACGCATCGTCGCCACTCGGTTGCCCGAGAAGGAAACCGTCGGCGACTTTACGCAGGGCGTGCCGCTCGCGACCGTTCAGAAGCTCGCACGCTACTGGGCGACGGACTACGACTGGCGCAAGATCGAGGCGCGCCTCAACGCCGTGCCGAACTTCATCACCGAAATCGATGGTCTTGATATCCACTTCATTCACGTGCGATCGAAGCATGAGAACGCTTTGCCGGTGATCATCTCGCACGGCTGGCCCGGCTCGATTGTCGAGCAACTCAAGCTCATCGAACCGCTGACCAACCCGACGGCGCACGGGGGGACCGCGGTTGACGCGTTCGACGTGGTGATTCCGAACATGCCAGGTTATGGCTTCTCGGGCAAGCCCACCAGCACCGGGTGGGGCCCGGACCGAATTGCCCGCGCCTGGGTCGTGTTAATGCAGCGGCTCGGATACTCAAAGTTCGTAGCGCAAGGCGGCGATTGGGGTGCGGTCGTCGTCGACCTGATGGGACTGCTGGCACCACCGGAGTTGCTGGGCATCCACACCAACATGCCCGGCGTCTATCCAGCCGAGATCGACGGCTCGGCCTATTCCGGTGCGCCGGCGCCAGCGAGTCTCTCAGCCGATGAGAAACTGGCGTACGAGCGTCTGCAGTTCGTCTATCAGAAGGGGATCGGCTACGGGTACCAGATGGGGCTGCGACCGCAGACGCTGTACGGAATTGCGGATTCGCCCGTCGGCTTAGCCGCGTACTTCCTCGATCACGACGCTCGCAGCCTGGCGCTCATCGCGCGCGTGTTCGATGGCGAGTCGGAGGGCCTCACGCGCGACGACATTCTCGATAACATCACGATCGCCTGGCTGACGAACACCGGGGTTTCTGGAGCTCGTCTCTACTGGGAGTTCTGGGGCAAGGGGTATTTCAATGCCAAAGGTGTCTCCATCCCGGTTGCCGTCAGCGTCTTCCCCGACGAACTATATCAAGCTCCGCGGAGCTGGACCGAGCGGGCTTATCCCAACCTCATTCACTTCAACAAACTGCCCAAGGGTGGACACTTCGCCGCCTGGGAGCAACCGAAGTTCATGTCCGAGGAAATGCGCGCGGGCTTCAGCTCTCTGCGCAAGTAA
- a CDS encoding sigma 54-interacting transcriptional regulator: MIKVSEAVAGEIVLEKLIDTLMRTAIEHAGAERGLLILPRGDDYRIEAEVTTSSDHLNVVLQQASVTAVALPGSVFQYVLRTKEKVLLHDAGGQNIFASDEYIREHRPRSVLCLPLLKQTRLLGVLYLENRLTPHAFTPARMAVLRLLASGAAMSMENTRLYTDLQERETRISALKDQLYRENLALRDEVDRVSMFEEIVGSSKPLQAALSRITNVAPTDSTVFISGETGTGKELIARAVHKRSRRSGRAFVSVNCAALAPTLISSELFGHEKGAFTGALHRRLGRFEMADGGTIFLDEVGELPLDTQVALLRALQEREFERVGGAQTVRVDVRVITATNRDLTAAVANGSFREDLFYRLNVFPIEVPPLRERADDILMLVEYFVQRFAARSGKRFNSIDKKTLELVQHYDWPGNIRELQNVIERSVIVGAGEVFAVDPAWLSTRPAQPRPRGAAPTRLPSQPRGEREIIEAALAECRGRVAGTLGAAAKLGVPPSTLDHRIKALGIRKTDFKFR, from the coding sequence GTGATCAAGGTATCGGAAGCCGTAGCGGGCGAGATCGTGCTGGAGAAGCTGATCGACACCCTGATGCGCACGGCCATCGAGCATGCGGGCGCCGAACGAGGTCTCCTGATTCTTCCTCGAGGGGATGATTATCGCATTGAGGCGGAGGTGACCACGAGCAGCGATCACTTGAATGTCGTCTTGCAGCAGGCGAGCGTGACAGCCGTAGCTCTGCCGGGTTCGGTGTTCCAGTATGTTCTGCGGACCAAGGAGAAGGTGCTCCTGCACGATGCCGGCGGTCAGAACATCTTCGCGTCAGATGAGTACATTCGCGAGCACCGCCCTCGCTCAGTGCTCTGCCTTCCTCTCCTCAAACAGACCAGACTGCTGGGGGTGCTGTATCTTGAAAACCGCCTGACGCCTCACGCGTTCACGCCCGCGCGCATGGCGGTCCTGAGGTTGCTGGCCTCGGGCGCCGCGATGTCCATGGAGAACACGCGACTCTACACCGATCTCCAGGAGCGCGAGACGCGCATCAGTGCTCTCAAGGATCAGCTCTACCGGGAGAATCTGGCCCTGCGCGACGAAGTCGACCGGGTGTCAATGTTCGAGGAAATTGTCGGCTCCTCCAAGCCTTTGCAGGCCGCACTGTCGCGGATCACCAATGTGGCGCCGACGGACTCCACCGTGTTCATCTCCGGAGAGACGGGAACAGGCAAGGAACTTATCGCCCGTGCCGTTCACAAACGATCCCGGAGGTCCGGACGCGCGTTCGTCAGTGTAAACTGCGCCGCCCTGGCGCCTACCCTGATTTCGTCGGAACTATTTGGTCATGAAAAAGGAGCCTTCACAGGCGCCCTCCATAGGAGGCTGGGCCGGTTCGAAATGGCCGACGGCGGCACGATCTTCCTGGATGAAGTGGGTGAACTCCCTCTCGATACCCAGGTGGCACTCCTCAGAGCGTTGCAGGAGCGTGAGTTCGAGCGGGTTGGAGGCGCGCAGACGGTTCGGGTCGATGTTCGAGTCATTACGGCGACCAACCGCGATCTGACGGCCGCCGTGGCTAACGGAAGTTTCCGGGAGGATTTGTTCTATCGCCTGAATGTTTTTCCGATCGAGGTGCCGCCGCTCCGGGAACGAGCAGATGACATCCTGATGCTCGTCGAGTACTTCGTGCAACGCTTCGCGGCCCGGTCGGGCAAGCGCTTCAACTCGATTGACAAGAAGACGCTGGAGTTGGTGCAACACTACGACTGGCCGGGCAACATCCGTGAGTTGCAGAACGTCATCGAGCGGTCCGTAATTGTGGGCGCAGGCGAGGTGTTTGCCGTCGACCCGGCCTGGTTGTCGACGCGACCGGCGCAGCCCCGTCCCCGAGGGGCGGCGCCGACTCGCCTTCCAAGCCAGCCACGCGGGGAGAGGGAGATTATCGAGGCAGCGCTCGCAGAATGCCGAGGCCGAGTCGCTGGAACTTTGGGGGCTGCGGCGAAGCTCGGGGTGCCACCGTCGACGCTTGACCATCGCATCAAGGCGTTGGGCATCCGCAAGACGGATTTTAAGTTTCGCTGA